In uncultured Bacteroides sp., one genomic interval encodes:
- the sufC gene encoding Fe-S cluster assembly ATPase SufC, translating into MLEIKDLHASINGKEILKGINLTVKPGEVHAIMGPNGSGKSTLSSVLTGNPAFEVTKGSVSFYGKNLLELPPEDRSREGIFLSFQYPVEIPGVSMVNFMRTAVNEHRKYKGQPSLTASEFLKLMREKRAVVELDTKLANRSVNEGFSGGEKKRNEIFQMAMLEPRLSILDETDSGLDIDALRIVANGVNLLKTPENSTIVITHYQRLLDYIKPDIVHVLYQGKIVKTAGPELALELEEKGYDWIKKELGE; encoded by the coding sequence ATGCTCGAGATAAAAGATTTGCATGCCAGTATTAACGGCAAAGAGATATTAAAGGGTATAAACCTGACAGTGAAACCAGGAGAGGTTCACGCCATTATGGGACCCAACGGATCAGGAAAAAGTACATTGTCGTCTGTATTGACTGGTAATCCTGCTTTTGAAGTTACTAAAGGTTCAGTTAGCTTCTACGGAAAAAATCTGTTGGAACTTCCTCCGGAAGACCGTAGTCGTGAAGGTATCTTCCTTAGTTTCCAGTATCCGGTAGAGATTCCGGGTGTAAGTATGGTAAACTTTATGCGTACTGCTGTAAATGAACATCGTAAATACAAAGGTCAGCCTTCTCTTACTGCCAGCGAATTTCTGAAACTGATGCGTGAAAAACGCGCGGTTGTTGAACTGGATACTAAATTGGCAAACCGTTCAGTAAACGAAGGGTTCAGTGGAGGTGAGAAGAAAAGAAATGAAATATTCCAGATGGCTATGCTGGAACCACGCTTGTCTATCCTTGACGAAACAGACAGTGGACTTGATATTGATGCTCTTCGCATTGTGGCTAACGGAGTAAACCTATTGAAGACTCCGGAAAACTCTACAATTGTGATTACTCACTATCAACGATTGCTCGACTACATCAAACCGGATATTGTACATGTGCTTTATCAGGGAAAGATTGTAAAAACTGCCGGACCGGAATTAGCTCTTGAACTTGAAGAAAAGGGTTATGACTGGATTAAGAAAGAACTGGGAGAATAA
- the sufD gene encoding Fe-S cluster assembly protein SufD: MMVEQQYIDLFSQCEGMICSHSAEALNARRADAFADFERLGLPTQKLEDYKYTDVSEAFAPNYGLNLNRLEIPVNPYEVFKCDVPNMSTSLYFVVNDAFYSKEQPKVELPEGVLMGSLKEMAEAHPELVSKYYGKLAKTSEDGITAFNTTFVQDGVFFYVPKGVVMDRTIQLVNILRGDVDFMVNRRVLVVLEDGAQAKLLVCDHAQDQVNFLTTQVIEVFAGKDSVFDMYELEETHIASTRISNCYVRQEAGSNLLLNGMTLHNGTTRNRTHVLLAGEHAEINLCGMAIADKNQHVDNHTFIDHAVSNCTSNELFKYVLDDESRGAFAGKVLVRKDAQKTFSQQTNRNLCITKEARMFTQPQLEIYADDVKCGHGATVGQLDEGALFYMQARGISQREARLLLMFAFVNEVVDNIRIDVLKERLHMLIEKRFRGELSKCVGCRGCQ; encoded by the coding sequence ATTATGGTAGAACAACAATATATCGACCTCTTTTCTCAGTGTGAAGGGATGATTTGTTCACACAGTGCCGAAGCTCTGAACGCAAGACGTGCAGATGCTTTTGCCGACTTTGAACGATTAGGCTTACCCACCCAAAAACTGGAAGATTATAAATATACCGATGTAAGCGAAGCCTTTGCTCCGAACTACGGACTGAATCTGAACCGTCTGGAAATACCGGTTAATCCGTATGAAGTATTTAAATGTGATGTGCCCAACATGAGTACCTCACTTTACTTCGTGGTTAATGATGCTTTCTACTCCAAAGAACAACCAAAAGTAGAATTACCGGAAGGTGTATTGATGGGTAGTCTGAAAGAGATGGCTGAAGCTCATCCTGAATTGGTAAGCAAATACTATGGTAAGCTGGCTAAAACTTCGGAAGATGGAATAACAGCTTTCAATACAACCTTTGTGCAAGATGGAGTTTTCTTTTATGTACCTAAAGGGGTAGTAATGGATCGCACCATCCAGTTGGTGAATATCCTTAGGGGAGACGTGGACTTTATGGTCAATCGTCGTGTTCTTGTGGTACTTGAAGACGGTGCACAAGCCAAACTGCTGGTTTGCGACCATGCACAGGATCAGGTGAACTTCCTCACTACTCAGGTTATCGAGGTTTTTGCAGGCAAGGATTCCGTTTTCGATATGTATGAACTTGAAGAAACACATATTGCCAGTACAAGAATATCTAACTGTTATGTTCGTCAGGAAGCGGGTTCCAATCTTCTTCTTAACGGAATGACACTGCATAACGGTACTACACGCAACCGTACCCACGTTTTACTGGCAGGAGAACATGCCGAGATAAACCTTTGCGGTATGGCTATTGCCGACAAGAATCAACATGTAGACAATCATACATTTATTGATCATGCAGTTTCTAACTGTACCAGCAACGAACTCTTCAAGTATGTTCTTGATGATGAATCTCGTGGAGCTTTTGCCGGAAAAGTATTGGTGCGCAAGGATGCACAGAAAACATTCTCACAACAAACCAACCGGAATCTATGTATAACCAAAGAAGCCAGGATGTTTACTCAGCCGCAGCTGGAGATTTATGCCGATGATGTGAAGTGTGGTCACGGAGCAACAGTGGGACAACTGGACGAGGGTGCACTTTTCTATATGCAGGCTCGTGGTATCTCACAAAGAGAAGCCCGCTTGCTGCTGATGTTTGCTTTCGTCAATGAAGTGGTAGATAATATCCGGATAGATGTTTTGAAAGAACGTTTACATATGCTTATTGAGAAACGCTTCCGTGGTGAATTGAGTAAATGCGTAGGTTGCAGAGGATGTCAATAA